Proteins encoded together in one Cyanobium sp. WAJ14-Wanaka window:
- a CDS encoding Y-family DNA polymerase, with protein MEPNHRGPRPVAVALIDGNNFYASCEAVVDPSVLGRPLVVLSNNDGCIVSRSREARSLGIAMGVPYFQVKRSLECQGVLVRSSNYALYADMSQRLMATLERWVEELEIYSIDEAFGQLHRPQGDGDLSQWALQLRHAVQCQLGLPVAVGVASTKVLAKLANKLAKGNQVHGGILDLGAIDDPDPYLEAVAIEDVWGIGRKLSRWCRLRGVADARALRDMASGELRHKCGVVGLRLQQELRGVACLPLTVLPAAKRETCVSRSFGQPIRELGQLREAIATYLARAAEKLRQQRQCTGMVTVFVRSSPFNGTSFYSRAATVGLAVPSNDTAVLLAAALPLAEQLFHPHKPLQKAGVLMQQLVGDGLLQHHLLVSLSPEQQRKREVLMATVDGLNHRYGQGSVQWAACGLNAPWRMGRSRLSRAATTKLEAIPTARA; from the coding sequence ATGGAGCCAAATCACCGCGGGCCCAGGCCAGTTGCCGTAGCCCTGATCGATGGCAACAACTTTTACGCCTCCTGTGAAGCAGTGGTTGACCCCAGCGTGCTGGGAAGGCCCTTGGTGGTGCTTTCCAACAACGATGGCTGCATTGTTTCCCGCAGTCGCGAAGCCCGCTCCCTGGGCATCGCCATGGGGGTTCCCTACTTCCAAGTGAAGCGGAGTCTCGAGTGCCAGGGCGTATTGGTGCGCAGCTCCAACTACGCCCTCTACGCCGACATGAGCCAGCGGCTGATGGCCACCCTGGAGCGGTGGGTGGAGGAGCTGGAGATCTATTCGATCGATGAGGCCTTCGGCCAACTGCACCGCCCCCAGGGCGATGGTGATCTCAGCCAATGGGCCCTGCAGCTGCGCCATGCGGTGCAATGCCAACTCGGCCTACCGGTGGCGGTGGGGGTGGCCTCCACCAAGGTGCTGGCCAAGCTGGCCAACAAGCTCGCCAAGGGGAACCAGGTCCACGGAGGAATCCTTGACCTTGGGGCCATCGACGATCCCGACCCCTATCTAGAGGCGGTAGCCATCGAAGACGTGTGGGGGATCGGCCGCAAACTCTCTCGCTGGTGCCGGTTGAGGGGCGTTGCCGACGCCAGGGCCCTGCGCGACATGGCCAGCGGCGAATTACGGCACAAATGTGGGGTAGTGGGGCTGCGTCTGCAACAGGAGCTGCGGGGCGTGGCCTGTCTGCCACTCACGGTGCTGCCAGCCGCCAAAAGGGAAACCTGCGTGAGCCGCAGCTTTGGCCAGCCAATCCGCGAGCTGGGCCAGCTCAGGGAGGCGATCGCCACCTACCTGGCCCGGGCGGCAGAGAAGTTGCGCCAGCAACGCCAATGCACCGGCATGGTCACGGTGTTTGTACGCAGTAGCCCGTTCAATGGCACGAGCTTCTATAGCCGGGCTGCCACGGTGGGCCTGGCCGTGCCCAGCAACGACACCGCCGTGTTGCTGGCGGCAGCGCTGCCCCTGGCCGAGCAGCTCTTCCACCCCCACAAACCGCTGCAAAAAGCTGGGGTGCTGATGCAGCAGCTGGTGGGAGATGGGTTGTTGCAGCACCACCTGCTGGTCTCCTTATCGCCTGAACAACAACGCAAACGGGAGGTTTTGATGGCCACGGTCGATGGCCTTAACCACCGCTATGGCCAGGGATCGGTGCAATGGGCGGCCTGTGGTCTCAACGCCCCCTGGCGCATGGGCCGATCCCGCCTTTCCAGGGCTGCCACCACCAAGCTCGAGGCCATTCCCACCGCCAGGGCCTAG
- the ruvA gene encoding Holliday junction branch migration protein RuvA, whose product MIGWLQGELADPWQLDKRYGLQLRCQGVGYDVLITQRQWLKLPPAGTNLSLHIHPSIREDAWTLFGFGERHERDLFRELVAVSGVGPQMAMGLLGTLEPAVLIKAIVHADLRQLTQAPGVGKRTAERLAVELRTKLQQRYAASLDPSGPEGFGGEAEISDGSGPEGSDREAVQITLGALGYEVLEIHRAIRAVAGMGLTEAPTADDWIRECLRWLSREVA is encoded by the coding sequence ATGATCGGCTGGCTGCAAGGCGAACTGGCTGATCCGTGGCAGCTCGACAAGCGTTACGGGCTCCAACTGCGCTGCCAAGGGGTGGGCTACGACGTGCTGATCACCCAGAGGCAGTGGCTGAAATTGCCCCCAGCGGGAACAAACCTCAGCCTCCATATCCACCCCTCAATCCGGGAAGACGCCTGGACCCTATTTGGATTTGGCGAACGCCACGAGCGGGATTTATTTCGCGAACTAGTAGCCGTAAGTGGGGTTGGCCCACAGATGGCCATGGGCCTCTTGGGAACCCTGGAGCCGGCTGTCCTGATCAAGGCAATCGTCCATGCCGACCTGCGCCAGTTGACCCAGGCGCCTGGGGTCGGCAAGCGCACGGCCGAGCGACTCGCGGTGGAGCTGCGCACAAAACTGCAACAGAGATATGCGGCATCACTCGATCCCTCGGGGCCTGAAGGCTTCGGCGGCGAGGCAGAAATTAGCGACGGTTCGGGCCCGGAGGGGAGCGATCGCGAGGCAGTGCAAATAACCCTGGGCGCCCTGGGCTACGAGGTGCTGGAAATCCACCGCGCCATCAGGGCCGTGGCGGGCATGGGCCTAACGGAAGCCCCGACTGCCGATGATTGGATTCGCGAATGCCTGCGCTGGCTTTCTCGCGAAGTGGCTTGA
- a CDS encoding succinate dehydrogenase: protein MIPSAVAPWIARSGLFLVLFLLLHLAGVSLALLQPTAFEAYATSLHQSPWLLPAEGLLTAALLGHLTLTAVKVMANRRAGNRAQLVSRRPDGWGALAARSLPLSAGILLLFMAVHLWQLRWPRPPAGLELARLLEVLSTPWSLLLYGLAGLAAGFHLFHGGEAAHRSLGLLDPANAQAIRLGSRLVALLVGGGFALVPVLLSGRAAGWLG, encoded by the coding sequence GTGATCCCATCAGCTGTTGCGCCTTGGATTGCCCGCTCGGGGTTGTTCCTGGTGCTGTTTTTATTGCTACATCTGGCCGGGGTAAGCCTGGCCCTGCTGCAACCGACGGCATTTGAGGCCTATGCCACCTCGCTGCACCAAAGCCCCTGGTTGCTGCCCGCAGAGGGCCTGCTGACGGCTGCCCTATTGGGCCACCTAACGCTGACGGCCGTGAAGGTGATGGCCAACCGTCGGGCGGGCAACCGTGCCCAGTTGGTCAGTCGGCGGCCCGATGGCTGGGGCGCCCTGGCGGCCCGCAGCCTGCCCCTTAGCGCTGGGATTCTGCTGCTGTTCATGGCGGTGCACCTCTGGCAGCTGCGTTGGCCCAGGCCGCCGGCAGGCCTGGAGTTGGCCAGGCTGCTCGAGGTGCTCAGTACCCCCTGGAGCCTGCTGCTTTATGGCCTGGCCGGATTGGCGGCGGGGTTTCACCTCTTCCATGGCGGCGAAGCGGCCCACCGCAGCCTGGGCCTGCTGGATCCCGCTAATGCCCAGGCGATTCGCCTCGGATCGAGGCTGGTGGCCCTGCTGGTGGGTGGTGGTTTCGCCCTGGTGCCGGTGTTGCTAAGCGGAAGGGCCGCGGGGTGGCTGGGATGA
- the dnaG gene encoding DNA primase: protein MSLPRLHPRTIEAVKERADIVDVVGEHVVLKKKGREYVGICPFHDDTSPSMTVSPAKQFYYCFSCGAGGNSIKFLMELQRNSFSDVVLELARKYQLPIETLDGPQQERLRKQLSRREQLHRVLTLAAGWFRGQLRSPEGAGALAYLREARGLSEATLEAFELGYAPDQWDGLLNHLQQVHSLGPELLEAAGLAVPRKARSGETSQGFYDRFRHRVMVPIRDRQGRVIGFGGRSLDGGEPKYLNSPETEVFEKGKNLFGLERAASAIRKDDRAVVVEGYFDVIALHAAGITNAVASLGTALSSQQITQLCRCCEGRRLILNFDSDGAGVRAAQRAIGEVEQLALQGQLELRVLHLPSGKDPDEFLKDHGAGDYRSLLDQAPLWLDWQIEQVLADRDLAKADQFQQAVSSLVVLLGKLPQSAVRSHYLQRVAERLSGGQARMALQLEDDLRQQVKGQRWHGRSQKWEQPGEAGLRERAEAELLRLYLHCPSHRPAIRRELRQRDVEDFALQHHRLLWAAISGLEEDNLGPGRIEAINRGGDPGDELADLDLPNLLSDQLLVEQSALLSRLTPLLEPNELQRMALSQPLLQLRGATAALERQRSLKRCRHLLDAWSSQRLETLERCIARLLETEKQEAHAAPSGLAPVSDMENRIEGLFAELNGDALRFQELYYKERRYLEELDARRRAGYAEVVQAAAGDLRGE from the coding sequence TTGAGCTTGCCCCGTCTCCACCCCCGCACGATTGAGGCCGTCAAGGAACGTGCTGACATCGTTGATGTGGTGGGCGAGCACGTGGTGCTCAAGAAAAAGGGACGGGAGTACGTCGGGATTTGCCCCTTCCACGACGACACCTCACCGTCAATGACGGTTTCTCCGGCCAAGCAGTTCTACTACTGCTTTTCCTGTGGTGCCGGCGGCAACTCCATCAAGTTTTTGATGGAGCTTCAGCGCAACAGCTTCAGCGACGTGGTGCTGGAGCTGGCCCGCAAGTACCAACTGCCGATCGAAACCCTCGATGGCCCCCAGCAGGAACGGCTGCGCAAGCAACTCTCCCGACGGGAGCAGCTGCACAGGGTTCTGACCCTGGCGGCAGGTTGGTTTCGGGGCCAGCTGCGCAGTCCGGAGGGGGCCGGTGCCCTGGCCTACCTGCGGGAGGCCCGAGGTCTGAGCGAAGCAACCCTGGAGGCCTTTGAGTTGGGCTACGCCCCCGACCAGTGGGATGGCCTGCTCAACCATCTGCAGCAGGTGCACAGCTTGGGACCTGAGCTCCTGGAGGCGGCGGGTCTGGCGGTGCCCCGTAAGGCCCGCTCCGGTGAGACCAGCCAGGGTTTTTACGACCGTTTTCGGCACCGGGTGATGGTGCCGATCAGGGACCGCCAGGGCCGGGTGATTGGTTTTGGCGGCCGCAGCCTCGATGGCGGTGAGCCTAAATACCTCAATTCCCCCGAGACCGAGGTATTTGAAAAGGGTAAGAACCTATTCGGCCTGGAACGGGCCGCCAGTGCGATTCGCAAGGACGATCGGGCCGTGGTGGTGGAGGGCTATTTCGATGTGATTGCCCTGCACGCCGCCGGCATTACCAATGCCGTGGCCTCCCTGGGCACTGCCCTCAGTAGCCAGCAGATCACCCAGCTCTGCCGTTGCTGCGAAGGTCGAAGGCTGATCCTCAATTTCGACAGTGATGGGGCCGGGGTGCGGGCGGCCCAGCGGGCCATTGGCGAGGTGGAACAGCTGGCCTTACAGGGCCAATTGGAGCTGAGGGTGCTCCATTTGCCATCGGGAAAGGATCCCGATGAATTCCTCAAGGACCACGGCGCTGGTGATTACCGCTCCCTACTGGATCAGGCGCCGCTGTGGCTGGATTGGCAGATCGAGCAGGTGCTGGCCGATCGTGATTTGGCTAAGGCCGATCAGTTTCAGCAGGCCGTATCCAGCTTGGTGGTGCTGCTTGGCAAGCTGCCCCAGAGCGCCGTTCGCAGCCACTACCTGCAGCGGGTGGCGGAACGCCTATCCGGCGGCCAGGCCCGCATGGCCCTGCAGCTCGAAGATGACCTGCGTCAACAGGTCAAGGGCCAGAGGTGGCATGGCCGCTCTCAAAAATGGGAACAGCCTGGAGAAGCCGGCCTGCGGGAGCGGGCTGAAGCTGAACTGCTCCGGCTTTATTTGCACTGCCCCAGCCATCGCCCTGCGATTCGCCGGGAATTGCGCCAACGGGATGTGGAGGATTTTGCCCTCCAGCACCACCGCTTGCTCTGGGCGGCGATCAGTGGCCTTGAGGAGGACAACCTTGGCCCAGGTCGCATTGAGGCGATCAACCGGGGTGGCGATCCCGGTGACGAGCTGGCGGACCTGGATCTCCCCAACCTGCTCAGCGACCAATTGCTGGTGGAGCAGAGCGCCCTGCTCAGCCGTCTGACGCCCCTTTTGGAACCCAATGAGCTGCAGCGCATGGCCTTGAGCCAGCCCCTGCTGCAGTTGCGGGGGGCCACGGCGGCCTTAGAGCGCCAGCGCAGCCTGAAACGATGTCGCCACCTGCTTGATGCCTGGAGCAGCCAGCGCTTGGAAACCCTGGAGCGCTGCATCGCCCGGCTACTGGAAACCGAGAAGCAGGAGGCCCATGCAGCCCCATCCGGCCTGGCACCGGTGAGCGACATGGAGAACCGCATCGAAGGACTCTTTGCAGAGCTAAATGGCGACGCCCTGCGCTTTCAGGAGCTCTATTACAAAGAACGGCGTTACCTCGAGGAATTGGATGCCCGACGCCGGGCCGGCTATGCAGAGGTGGTGCAGGCTGCGGCTGGCGACCTGCGGGGCGAGTGA
- a CDS encoding PAM68 family protein — translation MAGKGMAGKGIGATGTGASKSAPKTSKAPKSLGPAKARRQPGIPDAVANRMARRIAIATGIPTLMGMGVFIGSYLLVTRQIVELSTGVTLTASGGCFLLGVLGLSYGVLSASWEAEPGTLLGSEQIGVNISRIRGSIRAMRDPSRPNPASMPKPEDR, via the coding sequence ATGGCCGGCAAAGGCATGGCAGGTAAAGGCATCGGAGCTACTGGCACCGGTGCCAGTAAGTCGGCACCAAAAACAAGTAAGGCACCCAAATCCCTTGGCCCTGCAAAGGCCAGGCGCCAGCCCGGTATTCCCGATGCAGTGGCGAATCGCATGGCTAGACGCATTGCCATCGCCACTGGCATCCCCACCTTGATGGGTATGGGGGTCTTTATCGGCAGTTACCTGCTGGTTACCCGCCAAATCGTTGAATTGTCCACAGGCGTAACCCTGACGGCATCGGGGGGATGTTTTTTGCTGGGTGTCCTTGGCCTCAGCTATGGAGTGCTCTCCGCCAGCTGGGAGGCCGAGCCAGGGACCCTTCTAGGAAGCGAACAAATCGGTGTGAACATCAGCCGAATCCGAGGCTCAATTCGGGCCATGAGAGATCCTTCAAGGCCCAATCCAGCTTCTATGCCGAAGCCAGAAGACCGCTAG
- a CDS encoding DMT family transporter, whose protein sequence is MLHMVASAFSFSLMSLCVKQVGTRIPAAEVVLARSLLSVVLSWWLLKRAAISPWGNRRGLLVWRGCVGTGALLCVYSALASLPLASATVLQYLYPTFTGVLAWVGLREHLSKRLVAAIAIGWLGVLIVAQPATLFGGSMPLPLIPVLVGICGALLTAIAYVSVRSLANTEHPLVVVFYFPLVALPMSIPLVWLDPVLPTPVELIWLVGVGLFTQIGQVYLTRGIMALPAARATAISYVQVIFAGLWGWIVFGETINRWTITGALLVMAATLISLSSPHRPANGELKPAGDR, encoded by the coding sequence ATGCTGCACATGGTGGCCAGCGCCTTCAGCTTCAGCCTGATGAGCCTCTGCGTAAAACAAGTGGGCACGCGAATTCCGGCGGCGGAAGTGGTGCTTGCCCGCAGCCTGTTGAGTGTGGTGTTGAGCTGGTGGTTGCTAAAGCGGGCGGCCATATCGCCCTGGGGAAATCGCAGGGGCCTGCTGGTTTGGCGCGGATGCGTAGGTACGGGAGCGCTGTTGTGCGTTTACAGCGCCCTTGCCAGCCTGCCCCTGGCCTCTGCCACGGTTTTGCAGTACCTCTATCCGACCTTTACGGGGGTGCTGGCCTGGGTGGGTCTTCGGGAACACCTCAGCAAGCGGTTGGTGGCGGCCATTGCCATCGGCTGGCTGGGCGTGCTGATAGTGGCCCAGCCGGCGACCCTGTTTGGCGGCTCCATGCCCCTACCGCTCATACCGGTTTTAGTTGGCATCTGTGGCGCCCTCCTAACGGCCATTGCCTACGTGAGCGTGCGCTCCCTGGCCAACACCGAGCACCCTCTTGTGGTGGTGTTCTATTTCCCCCTGGTTGCCCTGCCGATGAGCATCCCGCTGGTCTGGCTGGATCCGGTTCTGCCCACCCCTGTGGAGCTGATCTGGCTGGTGGGAGTAGGCCTTTTCACCCAGATCGGCCAGGTGTACCTGACCCGCGGAATCATGGCCCTGCCGGCGGCCAGGGCCACCGCCATCAGCTACGTGCAAGTAATTTTTGCTGGCCTATGGGGCTGGATCGTGTTTGGGGAAACAATCAACCGGTGGACCATCACCGGCGCGCTGCTGGTGATGGCTGCCACCCTGATCAGCCTGAGCAGTCCCCACCGCCCCGCCAACGGCGAACTCAAACCGGCAGGGGATCGGTGA
- a CDS encoding S24 family peptidase has translation MLGSGVNDGVDREGEEAMGIDLNQELVRHRQATVLLRVSGDSMQGAGIRSGDWLLVDRALAAHHGHIVVALLADGFTLKRLVQRGENWLLVAANPAYRDLPLTGRDDARLWGVATQRIHSF, from the coding sequence GTGCTGGGCAGCGGTGTGAACGACGGGGTGGACCGAGAGGGTGAAGAAGCAATGGGCATTGACCTGAACCAGGAATTGGTGCGCCACCGACAGGCCACCGTGCTGCTGCGGGTCAGCGGTGATTCGATGCAGGGGGCCGGCATCCGTAGCGGCGACTGGCTGCTCGTAGACAGGGCCCTGGCCGCCCACCACGGCCACATCGTGGTGGCCCTACTGGCAGATGGTTTCACCTTGAAACGCCTGGTCCAAAGGGGCGAAAACTGGCTGCTGGTGGCCGCCAATCCCGCCTATCGAGATCTCCCCCTGACGGGCCGCGATGACGCACGGCTCTGGGGCGTCGCGACCCAGCGCATCCACAGTTTCTGA
- a CDS encoding DNA polymerase III subunit alpha produces the protein MAFVPLHNHSDYSLLDGASQLPAMVDRAVALGMPALALTDHGVMYGAIELLKLCTKAGIKPIIGNEMYVINGSIDDPQQKKERRYHLVVLAKNAKGYRNLVKLTSISHLRGMRGRGIFSRACIDKQLLQQYSEGLIVSTACLGGEIPQAILRGRPDVAREVASWYRDVFGNDFYLEIQDHGGLEDRIVNVEIAKIGAELGISLVATNDAHYLSANDVEAHDALLCVLTGKLISDEKRLRYTGTEYIKDGAQMLALFGDHLEPEVVAEAVSNTVRVAEKVEQYDILGRYQMPHFPIPDGHTPVSYLAEVTELGLRDRLGLAADQPFDTTYGGRLQFELQVMEQMGFPTYFLVVWDYIRFARESGIPVGPGRGSAAGSLVAYALGITNIDPVLNGLLFERFLNPERKSMPDIDTDFCIERRGEVIDYVTQRYGEKKVAQIITFNRMTSKAVLKDVARVLDIPYGDADRLAKLIPVVRGKPAKLKEMIGAESPAPEFREKYESDPQVTRWVDMAMRIEGTNKTFGVHAAGVVIAAEPLDELVPLQRNNDGQVITQYFMEDVESMGLLKMDFLGLKNLTMIDKTVDLVEQSSGLRVDPDALPLNDEGTYALLARGDLEGIFQLESSGMRQIVRDLKPSSLEDISSILALYRPGPLDAGLIPKFINRKHGRERIEFAHAKLEPILQETYGIMVYQEQIMRIAQDLAGYSLGEADLLRRAMGKKKKSEMEKHQSLFVDGATARGVDSQVAESLFEQMVLFAEYCFNKSHSTAYGAVTYQTAYLKAHYPVAYMAALLTVNAGASDKVQRYIANCNAMGIEVLPPDVNASGIDFTPVGDRILFGLSAVRNLGDGAIRQLIEARQTDGPFVCLAELCDRIPGQQLNRRALEALIHSGALDSLEPGANRAQLMADLDLVVDWASSRAKDRASGQGNLFDLLSSGPDSGVPTSVVGDLSTAPKAAPVRDYPPTEKLRLEKELVGFYLSDHPLKQLAKQVKLLSPISLGSLDECADKSKVSAVVMVPEIRQVTTRKGDRMAVLQLEDLTGSCEAVVFPKSYARLADHLMVDSRLLVWASVDRRDERVQLIVDDCRSIDDLQLLMVELPADQAADIAIQHRLRECLHQHRPPQDEVGSRVPVVALVRFEDQTRFVRLGPQFCVGDVNAALSTLTLADFQARITSPLVAA, from the coding sequence TTGGCGTTCGTCCCCCTCCACAACCACAGCGATTACAGCCTGCTGGATGGGGCCAGCCAGTTGCCGGCCATGGTCGATCGCGCGGTGGCCCTGGGCATGCCCGCCCTCGCCCTCACGGACCATGGCGTGATGTACGGCGCCATTGAGCTGCTGAAGCTCTGCACAAAGGCGGGCATCAAGCCGATCATCGGCAATGAGATGTATGTCATCAATGGCTCCATCGATGATCCCCAGCAAAAAAAAGAGCGGCGTTACCACCTGGTGGTTCTTGCTAAGAATGCCAAGGGCTACCGCAATTTGGTGAAGCTCACCAGCATCAGCCACCTGCGGGGCATGCGTGGCAGGGGCATCTTTTCGCGGGCCTGTATCGACAAGCAACTGCTTCAGCAATACAGCGAAGGGCTAATTGTGTCCACGGCCTGCCTCGGTGGTGAGATTCCCCAGGCAATCCTGAGGGGAAGGCCCGATGTGGCTAGGGAGGTGGCTAGTTGGTATCGGGATGTGTTTGGCAATGATTTCTACCTAGAAATCCAAGACCATGGCGGGCTTGAGGATCGAATTGTCAACGTGGAGATCGCCAAGATTGGGGCTGAACTTGGTATCTCCCTGGTGGCCACCAATGATGCCCACTACCTCAGTGCCAATGATGTGGAGGCCCACGACGCCCTGTTGTGTGTGCTCACGGGCAAACTGATTAGCGATGAGAAAAGGTTGCGTTATACCGGCACCGAATACATCAAGGATGGGGCCCAAATGTTGGCCCTATTTGGTGATCACCTCGAGCCAGAAGTGGTGGCAGAGGCGGTTTCAAATACGGTCAGGGTGGCTGAAAAAGTAGAGCAATACGATATCCTTGGTCGCTACCAGATGCCCCATTTCCCAATTCCGGACGGCCACACCCCGGTTAGTTACCTAGCTGAGGTTACCGAGCTAGGTCTTCGTGATCGCCTGGGTTTGGCAGCTGATCAGCCCTTTGACACTACCTATGGCGGCCGCCTGCAATTTGAATTGCAGGTGATGGAGCAGATGGGATTTCCCACCTATTTCCTTGTGGTTTGGGATTACATTCGCTTTGCCCGCGAAAGTGGCATCCCCGTGGGCCCTGGCCGGGGATCTGCTGCCGGTTCACTGGTGGCCTATGCCCTGGGCATTACCAACATCGATCCGGTGCTGAATGGTTTGTTGTTTGAGCGCTTCCTGAATCCGGAACGCAAGTCCATGCCTGATATTGATACGGATTTCTGTATCGAGCGGCGGGGTGAGGTTATCGACTATGTCACCCAGCGCTACGGCGAAAAAAAGGTGGCCCAGATTATCACCTTTAACCGGATGACATCGAAGGCGGTGCTCAAGGATGTGGCGCGGGTGTTGGATATTCCCTATGGCGACGCCGACAGGCTTGCCAAGTTGATTCCCGTTGTACGCGGTAAGCCCGCCAAACTTAAGGAGATGATTGGTGCAGAATCTCCTGCGCCTGAATTCCGTGAAAAGTATGAATCTGATCCCCAGGTAACCCGCTGGGTTGACATGGCCATGCGCATCGAGGGCACCAACAAGACCTTCGGGGTCCATGCAGCCGGTGTGGTTATTGCAGCCGAGCCCCTAGATGAACTGGTGCCCCTCCAGCGCAACAACGACGGTCAGGTGATCACCCAATACTTCATGGAAGATGTGGAGTCGATGGGCCTGTTGAAAATGGACTTTTTGGGCCTTAAAAACCTCACCATGATCGACAAAACAGTCGATTTGGTTGAGCAAAGTAGTGGTTTAAGGGTTGATCCTGATGCCCTTCCCCTAAACGATGAAGGCACCTATGCGCTTTTGGCGAGGGGTGATCTGGAGGGTATTTTCCAGTTGGAATCGAGTGGCATGCGCCAGATCGTGCGCGATCTCAAGCCCTCATCTCTCGAAGATATCTCTTCGATTTTGGCTCTCTACCGCCCTGGCCCCTTGGATGCGGGTCTGATTCCCAAATTTATCAACCGCAAGCACGGCCGCGAGCGCATTGAATTTGCCCACGCAAAGTTGGAGCCAATTCTTCAAGAGACCTACGGAATCATGGTCTACCAAGAGCAGATCATGAGGATCGCCCAGGACCTGGCTGGCTATTCCCTAGGCGAGGCGGATCTCTTGCGCCGGGCCATGGGTAAGAAGAAGAAAAGTGAGATGGAAAAACACCAGAGCCTCTTTGTTGACGGGGCTACGGCAAGGGGTGTGGATTCCCAGGTGGCAGAGTCACTTTTTGAGCAAATGGTTCTGTTCGCAGAATATTGTTTTAACAAAAGTCACTCCACTGCCTACGGTGCCGTCACCTATCAGACCGCATACCTAAAGGCCCACTATCCAGTGGCCTACATGGCCGCCCTACTCACGGTAAATGCGGGCGCCAGTGACAAGGTTCAGCGTTATATCGCAAACTGCAATGCCATGGGTATTGAGGTGTTGCCCCCGGATGTGAATGCTTCCGGCATCGACTTCACCCCGGTCGGTGATCGAATTCTCTTTGGCCTTTCTGCCGTGCGCAATTTGGGCGATGGGGCGATTCGCCAGCTGATTGAGGCCCGCCAGACGGATGGCCCCTTTGTGTGCCTGGCAGAACTTTGTGATCGCATCCCTGGCCAGCAATTAAACCGTCGGGCCCTGGAGGCCTTAATTCACTCCGGTGCCCTCGACAGCCTTGAGCCTGGTGCGAATCGTGCCCAATTGATGGCCGATTTGGATTTGGTGGTTGATTGGGCTAGTTCGCGGGCCAAGGACCGGGCGAGCGGTCAGGGCAATCTGTTTGATTTGCTGAGCTCTGGCCCCGATTCCGGCGTCCCAACCAGCGTCGTGGGCGACCTGAGCACTGCCCCCAAGGCGGCGCCGGTTCGTGATTACCCCCCCACTGAAAAGTTGCGCCTCGAGAAGGAATTGGTGGGCTTCTATCTCTCCGATCACCCGCTCAAACAGCTGGCCAAGCAGGTGAAATTGCTTTCACCGATTTCCCTGGGCAGCCTGGATGAATGTGCGGATAAGTCGAAGGTCAGCGCAGTGGTGATGGTGCCGGAGATTCGCCAGGTCACCACCCGCAAGGGCGATCGCATGGCTGTTTTACAGCTAGAAGATCTCACCGGCAGCTGCGAGGCCGTGGTGTTTCCAAAGTCCTACGCCCGTCTCGCCGACCACCTGATGGTGGATTCCAGGCTGCTGGTATGGGCCTCGGTCGACCGCCGCGATGAGCGGGTTCAGTTGATTGTCGATGACTGCCGCAGCATCGATGACCTCCAGCTGCTGATGGTGGAGCTACCAGCAGACCAGGCCGCTGACATCGCCATTCAGCACCGGCTGCGCGAATGCCTGCACCAGCACCGGCCCCCCCAGGATGAGGTGGGGTCAAGGGTCCCGGTCGTCGCCCTAGTGCGTTTTGAGGATCAGACCCGCTTTGTCAGGCTTGGCCCTCAATTTTGTGTGGGTGATGTCAACGCTGCCCTCAGCACGCTCACTTTGGCGGATTTCCAGGCCCGCATCACTTCGCCACTTGTTGCGGCCTAG
- the rpsO gene encoding 30S ribosomal protein S15, whose translation MPLTITQKQELINGHQTHGTDTGSVEVQVAMLSERVTQLTGHLQKNKHDFSSRQGLLKMIGRRKRLLGYLRGISQERYSKLISKLGIRG comes from the coding sequence ATGCCGCTCACCATCACCCAAAAGCAGGAACTGATCAACGGCCACCAAACCCACGGCACCGACACGGGTTCGGTCGAGGTTCAGGTGGCCATGCTCAGCGAGCGGGTAACCCAGTTGACTGGCCATCTGCAGAAGAACAAGCACGACTTCTCCTCCCGCCAGGGGCTGCTCAAGATGATTGGCCGCCGCAAGCGCCTGCTCGGCTACCTGCGGGGCATCAGCCAGGAGCGCTACTCCAAGTTGATCAGCAAGCTGGGCATCCGCGGCTGA